The following proteins come from a genomic window of Solwaraspora sp. WMMA2065:
- a CDS encoding LCP family protein, whose product MSDAVSDATVDANATPDARVMLDTNLKPDAAVPETDGSPPGTTGQQPSRRRGGRWLRLALLVTGLSLILVVGGTAAAGWLYARSVESHVDKVEIFTALPEAQRPVKAVEQARNFLIVGSDSRDPDTSGSRTDTIILAHLPADRGGVQMISIPRDTWVRVPDPDGGDGRQDKINSAYATGGTPLLVQTVEGFTGVRIDHVVLIDFAGFAEIIDAVGGIELAVDESFTSVHPPYRQFTAGLQQMDGDTALDYARQRKQFADGDFTRVRHQQEIIAAVLDQASGSGLLTSPGRLDDFLRATADAVTVDEGTSVFDTVWALRQLRSTDLTMLTSPSAGTGQQAGQSVVFPDDAAAADLYAAVRGDTVDDWLREHPTGR is encoded by the coding sequence ATGTCCGACGCTGTCTCCGACGCCACGGTCGACGCGAACGCTACGCCCGATGCGAGAGTCATGCTCGATACGAATCTCAAACCCGACGCGGCCGTACCCGAAACCGACGGGTCGCCGCCCGGCACGACAGGGCAGCAGCCCTCCCGCCGCCGTGGCGGCCGCTGGCTGCGTCTCGCCCTGCTCGTCACAGGGCTGTCGCTGATCCTGGTGGTCGGCGGTACCGCCGCCGCCGGGTGGCTGTACGCCCGGTCCGTCGAGTCGCACGTCGACAAGGTGGAGATCTTCACCGCACTGCCCGAGGCGCAACGCCCGGTCAAGGCCGTCGAGCAGGCGAGGAACTTCTTGATCGTCGGCAGCGACTCGCGGGATCCGGACACCTCCGGTTCCCGCACCGACACGATCATCCTGGCGCACCTGCCGGCCGACCGCGGCGGCGTACAGATGATCTCCATCCCCCGGGACACCTGGGTCCGGGTGCCGGACCCGGACGGCGGCGACGGCCGCCAAGACAAGATCAACTCCGCGTACGCGACCGGCGGGACGCCGCTGCTGGTGCAGACCGTGGAGGGATTCACCGGGGTCCGGATCGACCACGTGGTGCTCATCGACTTCGCCGGCTTCGCCGAGATCATCGACGCCGTCGGCGGAATCGAACTCGCCGTCGACGAGTCGTTCACCTCGGTCCACCCGCCATACCGGCAGTTCACCGCCGGGCTGCAGCAGATGGACGGCGACACCGCGCTGGACTACGCCCGGCAGCGCAAGCAGTTCGCCGACGGCGACTTCACCCGGGTGCGGCACCAGCAGGAGATCATCGCGGCGGTGCTGGACCAGGCCAGCGGCAGTGGGCTGCTCACCAGCCCGGGCCGGCTCGACGACTTCCTGCGCGCCACCGCCGACGCGGTCACCGTGGACGAGGGCACCTCGGTGTTCGACACGGTGTGGGCGCTGCGGCAGCTGCGCAGCACCGACCTGACCATGCTCACCTCGCCGTCGGCGGGCACCGGTCAGCAGGCCGGGCAGAGTGTCGTGTTCCCCGACGACGCGGCCGCGGCCGACCTGTACGCGGCGGTCCGCGGCGACACCGTCGACGACTGGCTGCGCGAACACCCGACCGGCCGCTGA
- a CDS encoding peptidoglycan recognition family protein, which translates to MGIWTDLATWRGPTVNSGNGTGALNEPEDRLDAHHGIVVHIAAGYFEGTIAWQRNPASRVSSHFVVAKDGRIAQMVDTEIRAWTQRAGNRTWLSIENEGFLPDRLTAPQLEANAQLLARSHLEHGVPVRNANSPRERGLGHHSMGAENGFDWGHSQCPGPAIVAQKPTIVARAAQIVTAIRPPVPPRPRWIIDDLDDPGDTVMYLVQCTIQTPNPIYVVHDSGKVRHIGPAELAFLRSLSGEDEVPTITESDPAACSRLLAEARVAQGFLQN; encoded by the coding sequence ATGGGAATCTGGACCGATCTCGCTACCTGGCGGGGTCCCACCGTGAACAGCGGCAACGGCACCGGTGCGTTGAACGAGCCGGAGGACCGCCTCGACGCGCACCACGGCATCGTGGTGCACATCGCCGCCGGATACTTCGAGGGCACCATCGCCTGGCAGCGCAACCCCGCGTCGCGGGTGTCGTCGCACTTCGTCGTGGCCAAGGACGGGCGCATCGCGCAGATGGTCGACACCGAGATCCGGGCGTGGACACAGCGGGCGGGCAACCGCACCTGGCTCAGTATCGAGAACGAGGGGTTCCTGCCGGACCGGCTCACCGCACCCCAGCTGGAGGCGAACGCCCAACTGCTGGCCCGATCACACCTCGAACACGGCGTGCCGGTCCGCAACGCGAACAGCCCGCGCGAACGCGGACTGGGCCACCACAGCATGGGTGCCGAGAACGGCTTCGACTGGGGACACAGCCAGTGTCCCGGTCCGGCAATCGTCGCTCAGAAACCGACGATCGTCGCCCGAGCAGCGCAGATCGTCACCGCGATCCGACCGCCGGTACCACCCCGACCACGATGGATTATCGACGACCTCGACGACCCGGGAGACACCGTCATGTACCTCGTGCAGTGCACCATCCAGACCCCGAACCCGATCTACGTCGTGCACGACAGCGGCAAGGTCCGGCACATCGGGCCCGCCGAACTCGCGTTCCTGCGCAGCCTCAGCGGCGAGGACGAGGTGCCCACCATCACCGAGTCCGACCCGGCGGCCTGCTCCCGGTTGCTGGCCGAGGCCCGGGTCGCCCAGGGCTTCCTGCAGAACTGA
- the rsgA gene encoding ribosome small subunit-dependent GTPase A → MTFDLASLGWDAFHDRALPAPDTDHQPGRVARVDRGVCTVLVADGPMRASVAGAVLTAAASDPVALPCAGDWVLVRTWPDERTTVEQVLPRRTALVRRTADKDSTGQVLAANVDTAAVVEPMHPAPDLGRIERFLALAWESGAEPVVLLTKCDAVADPAAVGDQVSAVAPGVPVIAVSAQRGDGIDEVSRLAAPGRTLGLLGPSGAGKSTLVNALAGTEVMGVQAIRRVDGKGRHTTTYRALIPIPGGGAVLDTPGVRAVGLLDSADGLDEAFSDVAELAAACRFADCAHSGEPGCAVRAAIESGDLPVRRWESWQRLQREVAHEMRRRDARLAAAERARWKRISKENRARNRQR, encoded by the coding sequence ATGACGTTCGATCTCGCGTCCCTCGGCTGGGACGCCTTCCACGACCGTGCCCTGCCGGCTCCCGACACCGACCACCAGCCCGGCCGGGTGGCCCGGGTGGACCGCGGGGTGTGCACCGTACTGGTGGCCGACGGACCGATGCGGGCCAGTGTCGCCGGCGCGGTCCTCACCGCCGCCGCGTCCGACCCGGTGGCCCTGCCCTGCGCCGGCGACTGGGTGCTGGTGCGGACCTGGCCGGACGAGCGGACCACCGTCGAGCAGGTGCTGCCCCGGCGGACCGCGCTGGTGCGCCGTACCGCCGACAAGGACTCCACCGGGCAGGTGCTCGCCGCCAACGTCGACACGGCCGCCGTCGTCGAACCGATGCACCCGGCACCCGACCTGGGCCGCATCGAACGCTTCCTGGCGTTGGCCTGGGAGTCCGGCGCCGAGCCGGTGGTCCTGCTGACCAAGTGCGACGCGGTGGCCGACCCGGCGGCGGTGGGCGACCAGGTGTCCGCCGTGGCACCGGGCGTACCGGTCATCGCGGTCAGCGCGCAGCGCGGTGACGGCATCGACGAGGTGTCCCGGCTCGCGGCGCCCGGCCGCACCCTGGGGCTGCTGGGGCCGTCCGGGGCGGGCAAGTCGACGCTGGTGAATGCGCTGGCCGGCACCGAGGTGATGGGGGTGCAGGCCATCCGTCGGGTCGACGGCAAGGGCCGACACACCACCACCTACCGGGCGCTGATCCCGATCCCCGGCGGCGGGGCGGTGCTGGACACCCCGGGCGTACGGGCGGTGGGTCTGCTGGACTCCGCCGACGGCCTGGATGAGGCGTTCTCCGACGTGGCCGAGCTCGCCGCCGCCTGCCGGTTCGCCGACTGCGCGCACAGCGGTGAGCCGGGCTGCGCGGTGCGTGCCGCGATCGAGTCCGGCGACCTGCCGGTGCGCCGCTGGGAGAGTTGGCAGCGCCTGCAGCGGGAGGTCGCGCATGAGATGCGTCGCCGGGACGCGCGGCTGGCCGCCGCCGAGCGGGCCAGGTGGAAGCGGATCTCGAAGGAGAACCGGGCACGTAACCGGCAGCGGTGA
- a CDS encoding SDR family oxidoreductase: MMADQHSRQDPTEQYGQRRGQPVQKQPPPGTGVRMDPPPDHGEESYRGSGRLTDRRAVITGGDSGIGRAVALAFAREGADVVLSYLPQEERDARETVRLVESAGRRAVPVPGDITTEHQCVELVRRAVEELGGIDILVNNAGYQMAQEKGIAEISTEQFDRVLKTNLYALFWICRAAVPHMPPGSSIINTSSIQAFDPSPSLLDYATTKAGIVNFTKGLAANLVDQGIRVNSVAPGPVWTPLIPATMPPEAVGKFGTTSPIGRPAQPAELAPSFVFFASQESSYTTGEVLAVTGGRRTI; this comes from the coding sequence ATCATGGCCGACCAGCACAGCCGGCAGGATCCGACGGAGCAGTACGGTCAGCGGCGGGGGCAGCCGGTGCAGAAGCAGCCGCCACCGGGCACCGGGGTCAGGATGGACCCGCCGCCGGACCACGGCGAGGAGAGTTACCGCGGCTCCGGCAGGTTGACCGACCGGCGGGCGGTGATCACCGGCGGGGACTCGGGGATCGGTCGCGCGGTGGCGCTCGCGTTCGCCCGGGAAGGTGCCGACGTCGTGCTGTCGTACCTGCCGCAGGAGGAGCGCGACGCCCGGGAGACGGTCCGGCTGGTCGAGTCGGCCGGCCGGCGGGCGGTGCCGGTACCGGGCGACATCACCACCGAGCATCAGTGCGTGGAGCTGGTGCGACGCGCCGTCGAGGAGCTCGGCGGCATCGACATTCTGGTCAACAACGCCGGGTACCAGATGGCGCAGGAGAAGGGGATCGCGGAGATCTCCACCGAGCAGTTCGACCGGGTGCTGAAGACCAACCTGTACGCGTTGTTCTGGATCTGCAGGGCGGCCGTGCCGCACATGCCGCCGGGGTCCAGCATCATCAACACGTCGTCGATCCAGGCGTTCGATCCGTCGCCGTCGTTGTTGGACTACGCGACCACCAAGGCGGGCATCGTGAACTTCACCAAAGGGCTGGCGGCGAACCTGGTCGACCAGGGGATCCGGGTGAACTCGGTGGCGCCCGGGCCGGTCTGGACGCCGTTGATTCCGGCGACCATGCCGCCGGAGGCGGTGGGCAAGTTCGGCACCACGTCGCCGATCGGTCGGCCGGCGCAGCCGGCGGAGCTGGCCCCGTCGTTCGTCTTCTTCGCCTCGCAGGAGTCCAGCTACACGACCGGCGAGGTGCTCGCCGTGACCGGCGGTCGCCGCACGATCTGA
- a CDS encoding CocE/NonD family hydrolase translates to MRRFGIPGLRRFGTGGPSRVRIRRDLAVRTRDGLRLRTDHYRPVGAGTAPTVLIRTPYGRGGPVRLLGLLFARRGWHCVVQSCRGTFGSDGLFEPLLHEQADGLDTLEWLRRQPWYDGRLGTFGISYQGFGQWATAAHAGDDLRAMVAVVTAAQTRDSTYAGGGFSLDTVLTWAELMSAQQVPWLSRQRELRRGLPRLTAGLAHLPLAEADRVATGATVPFFQEWLTQHRPAAPYWLPRTFHREVAQVRAPVSMVTGWHDIFLPAQLADYAALRAAGRRPRLIVGPWTHGSPGLFVTAYREAAEFFATHFGEGPAASGHRPVRVHVAGAGWRDLADWPPPVTTTGWYLWPGGRLGRSVPPRSAPDRHRYDPAAPTPAVGGPMLIAQHAGVRDNRGLEARPDVLTYTSGPLDRPVELIGPVTAEVYVRCSVAYFDVFVRLCRVDLRGRSWNICDGLSRVDGEAGGEVVRVPVTLWPTACRLAAGERLRVQVSGGAHPRWARNPGSGEPLGTAARLRSSERWIFHDPQRPSVVWLPVTQD, encoded by the coding sequence CTGCGGCGGTTCGGGATCCCGGGCCTGCGGCGGTTCGGAACCGGGGGTCCGTCGCGGGTGCGGATCCGGCGCGACCTCGCCGTGCGGACCCGCGACGGGTTGCGGCTGCGGACCGACCACTATCGGCCGGTGGGTGCGGGCACCGCGCCGACCGTGCTGATCCGGACCCCGTACGGTCGAGGCGGTCCGGTCCGGCTGCTCGGTCTGCTGTTCGCCCGCCGTGGCTGGCACTGCGTCGTCCAGTCCTGCCGGGGCACGTTCGGGTCCGACGGGCTGTTCGAGCCGCTGCTGCACGAGCAGGCCGACGGGCTGGACACCCTGGAGTGGCTGCGCCGGCAACCCTGGTACGACGGCCGGCTCGGCACCTTCGGCATCTCCTACCAGGGCTTCGGGCAGTGGGCCACGGCCGCCCACGCCGGCGACGACCTGCGGGCGATGGTCGCGGTGGTCACCGCCGCGCAGACCCGCGACTCCACGTACGCCGGCGGGGGCTTCTCGCTGGACACGGTGCTGACCTGGGCGGAGCTGATGTCGGCCCAGCAGGTGCCGTGGCTGAGCCGCCAGCGTGAGCTACGCCGTGGCCTGCCCCGGCTGACCGCAGGTCTGGCGCACCTGCCACTGGCCGAGGCCGACCGGGTCGCGACCGGCGCCACCGTGCCGTTCTTCCAGGAGTGGCTCACCCAGCACCGTCCGGCGGCACCGTACTGGCTGCCCCGCACCTTCCACCGCGAGGTCGCCCAGGTCCGGGCCCCGGTGTCGATGGTGACCGGTTGGCACGACATCTTCCTGCCGGCCCAGTTGGCCGACTACGCGGCGTTGCGGGCGGCCGGCCGGCGGCCCCGGCTCATCGTCGGGCCGTGGACGCACGGCAGTCCCGGACTGTTCGTCACGGCGTACCGGGAGGCGGCGGAGTTCTTCGCGACCCATTTCGGCGAGGGGCCCGCCGCGTCCGGGCACCGGCCGGTGCGGGTGCACGTCGCCGGGGCCGGGTGGCGTGACCTCGCCGACTGGCCGCCGCCGGTGACGACCACCGGGTGGTACCTGTGGCCGGGCGGTCGGCTGGGCCGGTCGGTGCCGCCCCGGTCGGCGCCGGACCGGCACCGCTACGACCCGGCCGCACCGACTCCGGCGGTGGGCGGGCCGATGCTGATCGCCCAGCACGCCGGGGTGCGCGACAACCGGGGGCTGGAGGCCCGCCCGGACGTGCTGACCTACACGAGCGGGCCGTTGGACCGGCCGGTGGAGCTGATCGGCCCGGTGACGGCCGAGGTGTACGTCCGCTGCAGCGTCGCGTACTTCGACGTGTTCGTCCGGCTGTGCCGCGTCGACCTGCGCGGTAGATCCTGGAACATCTGTGATGGTCTGTCCCGGGTGGATGGCGAGGCGGGCGGCGAGGTGGTCCGGGTGCCGGTGACCCTCTGGCCGACCGCCTGCCGGCTGGCAGCAGGAGAGCGGTTACGGGTGCAGGTCAGCGGTGGCGCGCATCCGCGGTGGGCGAGGAACCCGGGATCTGGTGAGCCGCTGGGTACCGCCGCGCGGCTGCGGAGCAGCGAACGGTGGATCTTCCACGACCCGCAGCGGCCGTCGGTGGTCTGGTTGCCGGTCACACAGGACTGA
- a CDS encoding MBL fold metallo-hydrolase, whose amino-acid sequence MPYQGDVTVGGAPDVRELTGLTITKIAVGPMDNNSYLLRCTSTGEQVLIDAANEAPRLLELIGPAGLAAVVTTHQHMDHWVALEEVAAATGAASLAHPADADGLPLVTATITDGDRVAVGDCELEVVHLVGHTPGSVALLYRDPRGVAHLFTGDALFPGGVGNTRGDRRNFLSLIDDVERKLFDRLPDDTWFYPGHGKDSTLGAERPALPQWRTRGW is encoded by the coding sequence GTGCCCTACCAGGGAGATGTCACCGTCGGCGGCGCGCCGGACGTCCGGGAGCTGACCGGGCTCACCATCACCAAGATCGCGGTCGGGCCGATGGACAACAACTCCTACCTGCTGCGCTGCACCAGCACCGGCGAGCAGGTGCTGATCGACGCGGCGAACGAGGCACCCCGGCTGCTGGAGCTGATCGGGCCGGCCGGGCTCGCCGCCGTGGTCACCACCCACCAGCACATGGACCACTGGGTCGCGCTGGAGGAGGTGGCCGCCGCGACCGGGGCCGCCTCGCTCGCCCACCCGGCCGACGCCGACGGGCTGCCCCTGGTCACCGCCACCATCACCGACGGCGACCGGGTCGCGGTCGGCGACTGTGAACTGGAGGTCGTCCACCTGGTCGGGCACACGCCCGGCTCGGTCGCCCTGCTCTACCGGGATCCGCGCGGGGTGGCGCACCTGTTCACCGGCGACGCGTTGTTCCCCGGCGGGGTCGGCAACACCCGCGGCGACCGGCGCAACTTCCTGTCTCTGATCGACGACGTCGAGCGCAAGCTGTTCGACCGGCTGCCCGACGACACCTGGTTCTACCCCGGTCACGGGAAGGACTCCACGCTCGGTGCCGAGCGTCCGGCGCTGCCACAGTGGCGGACCCGCGGTTGGTGA